One Brachyhypopomus gauderio isolate BG-103 chromosome 15, BGAUD_0.2, whole genome shotgun sequence genomic region harbors:
- the myom2b gene encoding LOW QUALITY PROTEIN: myomesin-2 (The sequence of the model RefSeq protein was modified relative to this genomic sequence to represent the inferred CDS: deleted 1 base in 1 codon): MAAAVARHKHFTDDYRSTQSKYVVRDYSSSEVEEVRYEYKTEKNIQRVVEKKVPEKYVRESSMIRGPKFLVRLRSHTVFENTPVKLFCTVEGYPTPQVNWFKDDALLDISSGKYFVESSTAIHSLTIVKCAIDDTAQYTAVASNSHGQASSQAAVIVKRAKEEEKTSPYSWMSYQYAILPEIKYTKINITFLETFDVTFGKEGDCVTLACKMTINPYLANLQPDAQWYRDETLLKESKWVKMETGGGVAKLTLTNLAKDDEGLYTLRMVTKGGDAVHKAYVFVEDGPPPVPLAPGAPMDIKIHDANRDYAIVSWKPPNTTTEGPIIGYFVDRCEVGTENWTQCNDSPIKICKYPVSGLFEGHSYCFRVRAVNSHGISRPSRMSDPVAALDPSEFGRLQATKLGGKLDVVTVHDDLEAEGKTPEAPSKVYASETDRTYVVLSWTPPVYHSKAPMWYYIEKSLVGSGSWQRVNTQVPVRSPRYAVFDLAEGKEYLFRVLSANMYGTSKPSEPTRPIRTQEVRGVPSAPGQVISTRETDTSVLIQWAPPKEPNNLIGYYIDSCVKGSKNWTSANHKPLKDTKFVVHGLTTGETYMFRVQAINELGLSDESQESAPLSVRAALKLPSAPYGVALLHCDGESMVLSWKRPLHSGGAPVTDYYIDKYCVAERRWREVNVSPLKERLYKVPKLTPGAVYQFRVYAASFVGLGEASSPSAVFRCEAWNMPEPGPAYDLSVTEVRDDSVVVEWKAPVYSGASGVTGYYVETCKEGTDIWTTANAAAVNHCYLKVKGLETGSSYVFRVRAENGSGIGKPSVPSDPVCAKALPGAQEIKCGVDEKTGDIYLSFESCQITEKSQFVWKKSYQEITDFSKGVSIKTSGNQSTLSFKNPDKEDVGTFSVSVTNTDGVSASYKIIAEELERMLALSYDIRNPIIPLKSELAYKIMERGRVCFWLQAEAISSAVTYKFFANNRELVNSEQTKMRHDVATGIIELVLDHFTEDNEGTFSVQIQDGRAKAQSSLVLIGNAFKAALAEADYQRREYIRVKEGPHFSQFLSVHIGEDASVSLICKVANLKKESAFHWFKDDVEVIPDAPADLSSGVCRLPLHLFSKKDMGVHKATIGDDRGKDVSQVDISGKAFDNIVNDLARIAGSSAGELVIQCTAEGIMLQCPMKYYTEEMKITWVLKDAKISSSERTRVGGTPTMATLEIVEPTDRDKGVYTFQIMDAEKTYNRTIELSGQVYENAYVEFQRLKAEAYAEKNRGKVLGGLPDVVTIMEKKTLSLTCTVCGDPKPQVTWFKSDQEVEPGDQYVISLDSGKFASLTIKGVTMEDSGKFTMCVQNKYGGESVDIIVSVYKHGDKIPDIKPMATPKRIMPPTLPIVIPVSSSPAPPPAPPKSSTPPQSTKAPPPSRFGARKK, from the exons ATGGCTGCAGCTGTCGCCAGACACAAGCATTTCACTGACGACTACCGTAGTACACAGTCGAAATACGTAGTGCGGGATTACTCCAG CTCTGAAGTTGAAGAAGTGAGATATGAATACAAAACAGAGAAGAATATCCAGAGAGTG GTGGAGAAGAAGGTTCCGGAAAAGTATGTCCGTGAGTCATCCATGATCAGGGGCCCCAAGTTCCTGGTCAGGCTGAGATCCCACACTGTGTTTGAGAACACCCCCGTGAAGCTCTTCTGCACCGTCGAGGGCTACCCCACCCCGCAGGTCAACTG GTTCAAGGACGATGCTCTCCTGGACATTTCATCTGGGAAATACTTTGTGGAGAGCAGCACTGCGATTCACAGTCTGACCATTGTGAA GTGTGCGATTGATGACACTGCCCAGTACACAGCTGTAGCCAGTAACTCTCACGGTCAAGCCTCCTCTCAAGCGGCCGTGATCGTCAAGA GGGccaaagaggaagagaaaactTCTCCATATTCTTGGATGTCGTATCAGT ATGCAATCTTACCCGAGATTAAATACACCAAGATCAATATTACATTTTTGGAGACATTTGACGTGACATTTGGTAAAGAAGGTGACTGTGTTACTCTGGCCTGCAAGATGACCATAAACCCCTATCTGGCCAATCTGCAACCTGATGCCCAGTGGTACCGAGATG AGACCCTTTTGAAGGAATCAAAGTGGGTAAAAATGGAGACGGGGGGAGGTGTTGCCAAACTCACGCTGACTAACCTCGCCAAGGACGACGAGGGCCTCTATACTCTCCGCATGGTGACCAAGGGAGGGGACGCGGTCCACAAGGCCTACGTCTTTGTTGAGG ATGGCCCCCCTCCAGTTCCTTTGGCTCCTGGGGCCCCCATGGACATTAAGATCCATGACGCTAATAGAGATTATGCCATCGTGTCTTGGAAGCCTCCCAACACCACTACCGAGGGCCCCATCATTGGATACTTTGTTGACCG CTGCGAGGTCGGCACGGAGAACTGGACGCAGTGCAACGACTCGCCCATCAAGATCTGCAAGTAC CCCGTGTCCGGCCTGTTCGAGGGTCACTCCTACTGCTTCCGCGTGCGCGCCGTCAACTCGCACGGCATCAGCAGGCCGTCCAGAATGTCCGACCCCGTCGCCGCGCTGGACCCTTCGGAGTTCGGGAGGCTTCAGG CTACGAAGCTCGGTGGAAAACTCGACGTTGTGACTGTTCACGACGACCTTGAAG CCGAGGGAAAAACACCTGAGGCTCCCTCCAAAGTCTACGCCTCCGAGACCGACCGAACATATGTTGTGCTCAGCTGGACCCCCCCGGTCTACCACAGCAAGGCCCCCATGTGGTATTACATCGAGAAG TCGCTGGTCGGCAGTGGATCCTGGCAGAGGGTGAACACCCAAGTGCCTGTGCGCTCCCCGCGCTATGCCGTCTTCGACCTGGCCGAGGGGAAGGAGTACCTGTTCCGTGTGCTCTCGGCAAACATGTACGGCACCAGCAAGCCCTCCGAGCCCACCAGACCCATCCGGACGCAGGAGGTGCGGG GTGTGCCCTCGGCTCCTGGTCAGGTGATCTCCACAAGAGAAACCGACACTTCCGTTCTGATCCAGTGGGCCCCCCCAAAGGAGCCTAACAACCTCATTGGATATTACATTGACTCATGTGTTAAAGGATCAAAGAACTGGACCTCTGCTAACCACAAGCCTCTCAAAGATACAAA GTTTGTGGTCCATGGCCTGACGACGGGTGAGACGTACATGTTCCGGGTGCAGGCCATTAACGAGCTGGGGCTCAGCGACGAGTCGCAGGAATCTGCACCGCTCTCCGTGCGGGCCGCCCTCA AACTGCCCTCGGCCCCCTATGGTGTCGCCCTCCTCCACTGCGATGGCGAGTCCATGGTACTGAGCTGGAAGCGCCCCCTCCACTCGGGTGGTGCCCCGGTGACTGACTACTACATCGACAAGTACTGTGTGGCCGAGAGAAGATGGAGGGAAGTCAACGTGTCGCCCCTTAAGGAGAGACTGTACAAG GTTCCCAAGCTGACTCCCGGAGCTGTGTATCAGTTCAGGGTTTACGCTGCCAGTTTTGTCGGGCTGGGAGAGGCGTCTTCACCCAGCGCCGTGTTCAGATGCGAGGCCTGGAACATGCCGGAACCAG GGCCGGCCTACGACCTGAGCGTCACTGAGGTCAGAGATGACTCCGTAGTGGTGGAGTGGAAGGCACCGGTCTACAGTGGGGCCAGCGGCGTTACCGGTTACTACGTGGAAACGTGCAAAGAAGGCACGGACATCTGGACCACCGCCAACGCTGCTGCCGTCAACCACTGCTACCTCAAG GTCAAAGGCCTGGAGACCGGGTCATCCTACGTGTTTCGGGTGCGTGCGGAGAACGGTAGTGGCATTGGCAAGCCTTCTGTCCCCTCTGACCCAGTCTGTGCCAAGGCTCtgccag GCGCCCAGGAAATCAAATGCGGAGTGGACGAGAAGACTGGTGACATCTACCTCTCTTTTGAGAGCTGCCAGATAACGGAGAAATCGCAGTTTGTGTGGAAGAAGTCCTACCAAGAAATAACAGACTTCTCCAAAGGAGTCTCCATTAAAACATCAGGCAACCA ATCAACTCTATCCTTCAAGAACCCAGATAAAGAGGATGTGGGCACCTTCTCAGTCTCTGTCACTAACACTGACGGAGTTTCAGCCAGTTACAAGATCATAGCAGAAG AGCTGGAGAGAATGCTTGCCCTCAGCTATGACATCCGTAATCCGA TTATCCCTCTGAAGAGCGAGTTGGCGTACAAGATCATGGAAAGAGGCCGTGTGTGTTTCTGGCTGCAGGCTGAGGCCATCTCCTCTGCTGTGACCTACAAGTTCTTTGCCAATAACAGGGAGCTTGTCAACAGCGAG CAAACCAAGATGAGACATGACGTAGCCACAGGCATTATCGAACTGGTGCTGGATCACTTCACCGAGGACAACGAGGGCACGTTCTCCGTGCAGATCCAGGATGGGAGGGCAAAGGCCCAGTCATCCCTGGTGCTAATTGGGAACG CCTTCAAAGCAGCTCTGGCCGAGGCCGATTATCAGAGGAGAGAGTACATCCGCGTGAAAGAGG GGCCTCATTTTAGCCAGTTCCTGTCTGTCCACATCGGCGAGGACGCCAGCGTTAGCCTCATCTGCAAG GTGGCCAATTTGAAGAAGGAGTCTGCCTTCCACTGGTTTAAGGATGACGTGGAAGTCATTCCTGACGCACCTGCTGACCTGAGCTCCGGAGTGTGCAGACTCCCGCTGCATCTG TTCTCCAAGAAGGACATGGGCGTGCACAAAGCGACCATCGGTGATGACAGAGGGAAGGATGTGTCGCAGGTCGATATTTCTGGCAAAG CCTTTGACAACATTGTTAACGACCTCGCCCGCATCGCTG GGTCCAGCGCTGGTGAATTGGTGATCCAGTGCACAGCAGAGGGGATCATGCTGCAATGCCCTATGAAGTACTACACTGAGGAGATGAAGATCACCTGGGTGCTGAa GGACGCCAAAATAAGTTCGTCTGAAAGGACACGTGTGGGTGGGACCCCAACAATGGCCACCCTGGAGATAGTCGAGCCCACTGATCGGGATAAAGGCGTGTACACCTTCCAGATCATGGATGCCGAGAAGACCTACAACCGCACCATCGAGCTCTCTGGACAAG TTTACGAAAATGCCTACGTGGAGTTTCAGAGACTCAA AGCGGAAGCGTATGCTGAAAAGA atcgTGGTAAAGTGCTTGGTGGTCTGCCCGATGTCGTCACCATCATGGAAAAGAAG ACTCTGAGCCTGACCTGTACAGTGTGCGGTGACCCCAAACCACAGGTCACCTGGTTCAAGAGTGACCAGGAGGTGGAGCCCGGCGACCAGTATGTGATCTCGCTAGACTCGGGCAAATTTGCCAGCCTCACCATCAAGGGCGTGACCATGGAGGACTCGGGCAAGTTCACGATGTGCGTCCAGAATAAATACGGCGGTGAGTCTGTGGACATCATCGTCAGCGTGTACAAGCATGGCGATAAAATCCCGGACATCAAGCCCATGGCCACGCCCAAAAGGATCATGCCGCCAACTCTGCCCATTGTGATTCCTGTTAGCTCCTCCCCCGCTCCTCCCCCGGCCCCGCCCAAGTCTTCGACCCCGCCCCAGAGCACCAAGGCCCCGCCCCCAAGCCGATTTGGGGCTAGGAAGAAGTAA